One Brassica oleracea var. oleracea cultivar TO1000 chromosome C7, BOL, whole genome shotgun sequence genomic window carries:
- the LOC106305752 gene encoding uncharacterized protein LOC106305752 isoform X1: protein MNIHEGFLYLLKLFMSLILNQPPKLCLRKPVLVRCSPLHHSNGFSSASLPQSQTLPLTILCADPCRPHLVRPMVRRDGDMDALDYEMPSDFMEVTKMIGTSNGWITSLVDGIVQIREHPGKNPRQVRTIFLPPHETLPLCQAQMATNVAMSSSSPLKEECAVAVKFLGPQLSICKPAQSNADREWINIRISNPCFFSSPVMYSEKEDMFRIVGSGGHLVGSWDLGRHKYTPKIQRLQFQNLPELSKAKRELLYSSNTSEHLVESRTTGETFMVKWYKRTAKTIYGIERMETKALMVFKIDEQGNAVYTQDIGDLCIFLTRSESFCVPASSVRHMRPNRVKLIDVDEITIIDLATQKWN, encoded by the coding sequence ATGAACATCCATGAGGGTTTCCTTTATTTACTAAAACTATTCATGTCTCTGATTCTCAACCAGCCCCCGAAGCTATGCTTGCGGAAACCAGTGTTGGTAAGATGCTCTCCTCTTCACCACTCTAATGGTTTCTCATCTGCTTCATTGCCGCAATCACAAACCCTTCCTTTAACCATCTTATGCGCTGATCCTTGTAGACCACATCTCGTAAGACCCATGGTCAGGAGGGATGGTGACATGGATGCTCTTGATTACGAGATGCCTAGTGATTTTATGGAGGTAACGAAAATGATAGGAACATCCAATGGATGGATAACGTCTTTGGTGGACGGCATTGTGCAAATCCGGGAACACCCGGGGAAGAATCCTAGACAGGTGAGAACCATTTTTTTACCTCCTCATGAAACTCTGCCTCTATGCCAAGCCCAAATGGCCACCAACGTGGCAATGTCCTCATCTTCTCCGCTGAAAGAGGAGTGTGCTGTGGCTGTCAAGTTCTTGGGACCTCAACTAAGCATTTGTAAACCGGCTCAAAGCAACGCCGATCGCGAGTGGATCAACATCAGAATCTCAAACCCTTGTTTCTTTTCCTCCCCTGTCATGTATTCGGAGAAAGAGGACATGTTTCGCATTGTCGGATCTGGAGGCCACCTTGTTGGATCATGGGATCTCGGCAGACACAAGTACACACCAAAGATTCAGAGACTTCAATTTCAAAACCTTCCGGAGCTGAGCAAGGCCAAGCGGGAGCTTCTGTACTCGAGCAACACAAGCGAACACTTGGTGGAGTCAAGAACCACCGGTGAAACTTTCATGGTTAAGTGGTACAAAAGGACGGCCAAGACCATCTACGGCATAGAGAGAATGGAAACAAAAGCTTTAATGGTGTTCAAGATTGACGAACAAGGTAACGCTGTTTACACTCAAGATATTGGTGATCTCTGCATTTTCCTCACACGGTCTGAATCTTTCTGTGTCCCTGCTTCCTCTGTTCGCCACATGCGTCCTAATCGCGTCAAACTCATAGATGTCGACGAAATCACTATTATCGATCTGGCTACTCAAAAGTGGAACTGA
- the LOC106305752 gene encoding uncharacterized protein LOC106305752 isoform X2: MVRRDGDMDALDYEMPSDFMEVTKMIGTSNGWITSLVDGIVQIREHPGKNPRQVRTIFLPPHETLPLCQAQMATNVAMSSSSPLKEECAVAVKFLGPQLSICKPAQSNADREWINIRISNPCFFSSPVMYSEKEDMFRIVGSGGHLVGSWDLGRHKYTPKIQRLQFQNLPELSKAKRELLYSSNTSEHLVESRTTGETFMVKWYKRTAKTIYGIERMETKALMVFKIDEQGNAVYTQDIGDLCIFLTRSESFCVPASSVRHMRPNRVKLIDVDEITIIDLATQKWN, from the coding sequence ATGGTCAGGAGGGATGGTGACATGGATGCTCTTGATTACGAGATGCCTAGTGATTTTATGGAGGTAACGAAAATGATAGGAACATCCAATGGATGGATAACGTCTTTGGTGGACGGCATTGTGCAAATCCGGGAACACCCGGGGAAGAATCCTAGACAGGTGAGAACCATTTTTTTACCTCCTCATGAAACTCTGCCTCTATGCCAAGCCCAAATGGCCACCAACGTGGCAATGTCCTCATCTTCTCCGCTGAAAGAGGAGTGTGCTGTGGCTGTCAAGTTCTTGGGACCTCAACTAAGCATTTGTAAACCGGCTCAAAGCAACGCCGATCGCGAGTGGATCAACATCAGAATCTCAAACCCTTGTTTCTTTTCCTCCCCTGTCATGTATTCGGAGAAAGAGGACATGTTTCGCATTGTCGGATCTGGAGGCCACCTTGTTGGATCATGGGATCTCGGCAGACACAAGTACACACCAAAGATTCAGAGACTTCAATTTCAAAACCTTCCGGAGCTGAGCAAGGCCAAGCGGGAGCTTCTGTACTCGAGCAACACAAGCGAACACTTGGTGGAGTCAAGAACCACCGGTGAAACTTTCATGGTTAAGTGGTACAAAAGGACGGCCAAGACCATCTACGGCATAGAGAGAATGGAAACAAAAGCTTTAATGGTGTTCAAGATTGACGAACAAGGTAACGCTGTTTACACTCAAGATATTGGTGATCTCTGCATTTTCCTCACACGGTCTGAATCTTTCTGTGTCCCTGCTTCCTCTGTTCGCCACATGCGTCCTAATCGCGTCAAACTCATAGATGTCGACGAAATCACTATTATCGATCTGGCTACTCAAAAGTGGAACTGA